A window of Chlorocebus sabaeus isolate Y175 chromosome 14, mChlSab1.0.hap1, whole genome shotgun sequence contains these coding sequences:
- the NRXN1 gene encoding neurexin-1 isoform X22 has product MDMRWHCENSQTTDDILVASAECPSDDEDIDPCEPSSANPTRAGGREPYPGSAEVIRESSSTTGMVVGIVAAAALCILILLYAMYKYRNRDEGSYHVDESRNYISNSAQSNGAVVKEKQPSSAKSANKNKKNKDKEYYV; this is encoded by the exons ACCACAGATGACATCCTTGTGGCCTCAGCAGAGTGTCCCAGTGATGATGAGGACATTGACCCCTGTGAGCCGAGCTCAG CCAACCCAACCCGAGCAGGCGGCAGAGAGCCGTACCCAGGCTCAGCAGAAGTGATCCGGGAGTCCAGCAGCACCACGGGTATGGTCGTTGGGATAGTAGCTGCTGCCGCCCTGTGCATCCTTATCCTCCTCTATGCCATGTACAAGTACAGAAACCGGGATGAAGGCTCATACCATGTGGACGAGAGTCGAAACTACATCAGTAACTCAGCACAGTCCAATGGGGCTGTCGTAAAGGAGAAACAACCCAGCAGTGCGAAAAGCgccaacaaaaataagaaaaacaaggatAAAGAGTATTATGTCTGA
- the NRXN1 gene encoding neurexin-1 isoform X23 — translation MDMRWHCENSQTTDDILVASAECPSDDEDIDPCEPSSGGLANPTRAGGREPYPGSAEVIRESSSTTGMVVGIVAAAALCILILLYAMYKYRNRDEGSYHVDESRNYISNSAQSNGAVVKEKQPSSAKSANKNKKNKDKEYYV, via the exons ACCACAGATGACATCCTTGTGGCCTCAGCAGAGTGTCCCAGTGATGATGAGGACATTGACCCCTGTGAGCCGAGCTCAGGTGGGTTAG CCAACCCAACCCGAGCAGGCGGCAGAGAGCCGTACCCAGGCTCAGCAGAAGTGATCCGGGAGTCCAGCAGCACCACGGGTATGGTCGTTGGGATAGTAGCTGCTGCCGCCCTGTGCATCCTTATCCTCCTCTATGCCATGTACAAGTACAGAAACCGGGATGAAGGCTCATACCATGTGGACGAGAGTCGAAACTACATCAGTAACTCAGCACAGTCCAATGGGGCTGTCGTAAAGGAGAAACAACCCAGCAGTGCGAAAAGCgccaacaaaaataagaaaaacaaggatAAAGAGTATTATGTCTGA